One window of Rhodopirellula bahusiensis genomic DNA carries:
- the ald gene encoding alanine dehydrogenase, producing MIVGVPSEIKTDEYRVGMLPVGVAELTQAGHTVLVQAGAGLGSGLPDHDYLRAGAELVASAEDIFARADLVIKVKEPQPSEYELIRSGQMVFTYFHFAADDSLTKAMLDSGATCLAYETLRDASGQLPLLTPMSEVAGRMSIQEGAKFLERPQMGRGILLGGVPGVAPAHITILGGGVVGANAAKIAAGFQADVAILDVNLDRLRYLDDVMPANVNTLYSDRHNIVEQLERADLVIGSVLIPGARAPNLVRAEDLRTMKSGAVVIDVAVDQGGCIETSRPTTHSEPTYIIDEVVHYCVANMPGAVGRTSTFALCNATMRWVMKVAASGIDGVIQDTGPLQSAINIHAGKIVHEAVSNAYQG from the coding sequence ATGATTGTTGGCGTGCCCTCGGAGATTAAGACCGACGAATACCGTGTTGGCATGCTGCCCGTCGGGGTCGCGGAACTCACGCAAGCCGGTCACACCGTTTTGGTGCAAGCCGGGGCCGGTTTGGGATCGGGACTGCCCGACCATGATTACCTCCGTGCCGGAGCCGAATTGGTTGCCTCCGCCGAAGACATTTTCGCGCGAGCGGACTTGGTCATCAAAGTCAAAGAGCCCCAGCCGTCAGAATACGAGCTCATTCGGTCTGGCCAAATGGTGTTCACCTACTTTCACTTCGCCGCCGACGATTCACTCACCAAAGCGATGCTCGATAGCGGTGCGACCTGCCTCGCCTACGAAACGCTTCGCGATGCATCGGGGCAGCTTCCTCTGCTGACCCCCATGAGTGAAGTGGCAGGCCGGATGAGCATCCAAGAAGGAGCGAAGTTTCTCGAACGGCCTCAAATGGGACGCGGCATTTTGTTGGGCGGAGTGCCCGGTGTCGCGCCCGCTCACATCACCATTCTGGGCGGCGGTGTGGTGGGAGCCAACGCGGCCAAAATCGCAGCCGGCTTCCAAGCCGACGTCGCGATTTTAGATGTCAACCTCGATCGTTTGCGATACCTCGACGACGTGATGCCCGCCAACGTGAACACGCTCTACAGCGATCGCCATAACATCGTCGAACAACTCGAACGAGCCGACTTGGTGATCGGTTCCGTGTTGATCCCTGGGGCCCGAGCTCCCAATTTGGTGCGTGCCGAAGACCTTCGCACCATGAAGTCGGGTGCGGTCGTGATCGACGTCGCGGTTGACCAAGGCGGCTGCATCGAAACCAGCCGTCCGACCACACACAGCGAACCGACCTACATCATCGATGAGGTCGTCCACTACTGCGTGGCGAACATGCCCGGAGCAGTCGGCCGGACCAGCACGTTTGCGTTGTGCAACGCCACGATGCGTTGGGTGATGAAAGTCGCTGCTTCGGGAATCGACGGTGTCATCCAAGACACCGGCCCTCTGCAATCCGCGATCAACATCCACGCAGGAAAAATCGTCCACGAAGCCGTCTCCAACGCCTACCAAGGCTGA
- a CDS encoding S49 family peptidase: MRLTPVARIELILPSETFDSIRQAICLLHSSFFAHPIAFGFQVTRREKCCRSSIMPLLHASRLAGLVICVLVLAGCSHPVRALVGGNMGIAGDMGVNGQMGVDGDINMNGTMTTVSKTDNTASPVRAIEIGTASPGSDSRIAIVDLDGLLIDQNLSGFGSMGENPVSLFREKMRWIESDPTISAVVLRINSPGGGVTASDMLAHQLQHLKAKRGIPIVACLMTTGTGGAYYLATHTDAIVAHPTSVVGGIGVILNNYNMEDTLGQFNIVSLPIKAGEKIDVGSPERMMQREERDLLQSMADEFHHRFIEQVRSSRGSRLVVTSSAEDIDTDKPDGEADEDEAAEIDPSDLIPFDGRVVSGVRAQTMGLVDQTGYLDDAVALAGSMAGLSSSPSLVLLRRDNDRAMSEFDVTPNVPMTSILPIQLPGLDRSAMPTFLYLWQPDPSIVTANGG, translated from the coding sequence GTGCGTCTCACGCCGGTCGCACGCATCGAACTCATTCTCCCGAGCGAAACGTTCGATTCGATCAGACAGGCGATCTGCCTTTTGCACTCGTCCTTCTTCGCTCATCCAATCGCGTTTGGATTCCAAGTGACTCGCCGCGAAAAATGTTGTCGTTCCTCGATCATGCCACTGCTCCACGCGAGCCGATTGGCTGGTTTGGTCATTTGCGTGTTGGTTCTTGCCGGTTGCTCGCATCCAGTGCGAGCGTTGGTCGGCGGGAACATGGGGATCGCCGGCGACATGGGCGTGAACGGACAAATGGGTGTCGATGGCGACATCAACATGAACGGGACGATGACCACGGTCAGCAAGACCGACAACACGGCATCGCCGGTACGTGCGATTGAGATCGGCACGGCTTCACCAGGATCCGACTCTCGCATCGCAATCGTCGACCTCGACGGGTTGCTGATCGATCAGAACCTCAGTGGATTCGGATCGATGGGTGAGAACCCAGTCTCGCTGTTTCGTGAAAAGATGCGTTGGATCGAATCCGACCCGACAATCTCCGCCGTCGTTCTTCGAATCAATTCGCCCGGTGGCGGTGTGACCGCCTCGGACATGCTGGCCCATCAACTTCAACACCTCAAGGCAAAACGTGGCATTCCGATTGTCGCGTGCTTGATGACCACCGGTACCGGCGGCGCATACTACTTGGCCACCCACACTGACGCGATCGTCGCGCATCCGACGTCAGTTGTCGGCGGAATCGGTGTCATCCTGAACAACTACAACATGGAAGACACGCTGGGCCAATTCAACATCGTCTCGTTGCCGATCAAAGCCGGTGAGAAGATCGACGTTGGATCTCCAGAACGGATGATGCAGCGAGAAGAACGCGATCTTCTGCAGTCGATGGCTGATGAATTCCACCATCGATTCATTGAACAAGTCCGCTCGTCGCGTGGTTCGCGATTGGTGGTCACCAGCAGTGCTGAAGATATTGACACTGATAAACCGGACGGCGAGGCGGATGAGGATGAGGCAGCCGAAATAGATCCGAGCGATCTGATTCCGTTTGATGGCCGGGTTGTCTCGGGAGTGCGAGCCCAAACCATGGGACTCGTCGACCAAACCGGTTACCTCGATGACGCCGTGGCGTTGGCGGGAAGCATGGCGGGTCTGTCGTCTTCCCCGTCGCTCGTGCTTCTACGACGAGACAACGACCGAGCGATGTCAGAGTTTGATGTCACTCCCAACGTGCCGATGACATCGATCCTGCCAATTCAATTGCCAGGACTGGATCGCAGTGCAATGCCAACGTTCCTGTATCTCTGGCAGCCTGATCCAAGCATCGTGACCGCGAACGGCGGTTGA
- a CDS encoding WecB/TagA/CpsF family glycosyltransferase produces the protein MNSASPVSSYPESSTSTASVVVPPASKEATGKFQSGPRFEATVLTECDPSVVTAPPCARDTVSVWDVPFDRLDMWQSVDAIDQLIAARTPQYVITANLNYCMLHHRSQQLQQITHRAALVLADGQPIVARSKLTDRPLPERVAGSELIVHLCGRAAQRGHRVYFLGGEPGVADKASKRLKAMYPGLRIAGCESPPFRKLTAEEQSAQDARIRDAGTDLLFVAFGQPKGEQWIAEHSARIGVPVSIQLGASFDFLAGTAKRAPKIFQSVGMEWAYRMLSDPKRLVPRYMSNIGYLCSALTTDWKNTVKSWGMTS, from the coding sequence ATGAATTCGGCTTCTCCCGTCAGTTCTTATCCCGAATCCTCGACCTCGACCGCCTCGGTTGTCGTGCCGCCGGCATCGAAAGAAGCCACCGGCAAATTTCAGTCCGGTCCGCGATTCGAGGCAACCGTTCTCACGGAATGCGATCCTTCGGTCGTCACGGCGCCACCCTGCGCCCGTGATACGGTGAGCGTTTGGGATGTTCCGTTTGATCGTTTGGATATGTGGCAATCGGTCGATGCGATTGATCAACTCATCGCCGCTCGAACACCTCAGTACGTGATCACGGCGAACCTGAACTACTGCATGCTGCATCATCGATCGCAGCAGCTTCAACAAATCACGCATCGCGCCGCGTTGGTGTTGGCTGATGGTCAACCGATTGTGGCACGCAGCAAATTGACCGATCGACCTTTGCCCGAGCGAGTCGCAGGTAGCGAGCTGATTGTTCACTTGTGTGGACGAGCCGCCCAACGTGGACACCGCGTTTACTTCCTCGGCGGAGAACCGGGTGTCGCCGACAAAGCGTCCAAGCGATTGAAAGCGATGTATCCCGGACTGCGAATTGCCGGATGTGAGTCACCTCCCTTCCGCAAATTGACAGCAGAAGAACAGTCCGCTCAAGACGCGAGAATTCGCGACGCAGGAACCGATCTATTGTTCGTTGCGTTTGGCCAGCCCAAGGGCGAACAATGGATCGCCGAACATTCCGCTCGCATCGGAGTGCCGGTCAGCATTCAGCTGGGTGCGTCGTTCGACTTCTTGGCCGGGACCGCGAAGCGAGCTCCAAAAATCTTCCAAAGCGTTGGTATGGAATGGGCCTATCGGATGCTCAGTGATCCAAAGCGTTTGGTGCCGCGCTACATGTCCAACATTGGTTACCTGTGTTCCGCATTGACAACCGATTGGAAGAACACGGTCAAGAGTTGGGGCATGACTTCCTAG
- a CDS encoding GxxExxY protein, protein MSDELTEKIIGAAIEVHRILGPGLLESIYEEALCHELSLRGLACERQKDVDVIYKGRTIKGQKLDILVDGQVVLELKAVKKLPDVATAQTLSYLRATGLKRALLINFGQSRLVDGIKRLSL, encoded by the coding sequence ATGAGCGATGAACTGACAGAAAAGATCATCGGTGCGGCAATTGAGGTGCACCGCATTCTCGGTCCCGGGTTGCTGGAGTCGATCTACGAAGAAGCCCTTTGTCACGAACTCAGCCTGAGAGGCTTGGCATGCGAGCGTCAAAAAGACGTCGATGTGATTTACAAAGGGAGAACGATCAAAGGACAGAAGCTAGACATCCTGGTCGACGGGCAAGTTGTCCTGGAGCTGAAAGCAGTGAAGAAATTGCCCGATGTGGCAACGGCCCAAACGCTTTCTTACCTGAGAGCAACCGGTCTGAAGCGAGCCCTTCTGATCAACTTCGGCCAGTCCCGTTTGGTGGACGGAATCAAACGTCTTTCGCTCTAG
- a CDS encoding Do family serine endopeptidase, whose translation MGTVWTRMRATHGKCLEEVARRCVDFTAVRAKYHSPDHPPLEKTFTMRNQWKPISFALGSLWIATLTTAVVVSLPDGMQSDAMADQTTQRTGAIDPGQGLNTAQDLSASFRTVAEAMRPSVVSISSKTTAKAVSNQLPPGLRNQLPPGLEDYFRERSRGGQRMPSREGQGSGVIVREDGYILTNNHVVEDADEVFVELSDDRRLPAEVVGTDPETDLAVLKIEADNLRAIAFGDSDAIQVGDWVLAIGSPFGLDQTVTAGIISGKNRNRRIVNNGEGFEDFLQTDAAINPGNSGGPLVNLRGELVGINTAILSRSGASAGIGFAIPVTLARPVLTSIIEYGQVRRGFLGAQVRDVTPALVDEMGLSVDDGALIQGVLDKQPAANANLQPGDVVVSVDGKKVRSSSQLVNYIASRPPGASVAMVINRDGETLNKTVNLQERTSEAMAMFNGGSVLGAKLEPITPESAQRYGYAGMDSGLIVVSVEDGGVAAESGLMAGDVIESAGGNAVNSVAVLQSVIAEAKRQEIPLRLIIRRGNTRMIVPLQ comes from the coding sequence ATGGGAACGGTCTGGACTCGGATGCGTGCAACTCATGGCAAATGTTTGGAAGAGGTTGCGCGACGGTGCGTTGACTTCACCGCGGTACGAGCGAAATATCACTCACCCGACCATCCCCCTTTGGAGAAGACATTCACGATGCGAAATCAATGGAAACCAATCAGTTTTGCTCTGGGAAGTTTGTGGATAGCCACGCTGACCACCGCCGTGGTCGTGAGTTTGCCGGATGGAATGCAGTCGGACGCGATGGCAGATCAAACGACTCAGCGAACGGGCGCGATCGATCCGGGCCAAGGGTTGAACACGGCTCAAGATTTGTCCGCTTCGTTCCGGACGGTTGCCGAAGCGATGCGTCCCAGCGTCGTCAGCATCAGTTCCAAGACGACCGCTAAAGCGGTCAGCAACCAATTGCCGCCAGGATTGCGGAATCAGCTCCCGCCGGGATTGGAAGATTATTTCAGAGAACGTTCGCGGGGCGGTCAACGCATGCCCAGCCGTGAGGGTCAGGGCAGTGGAGTGATCGTGCGAGAGGACGGCTACATCCTGACGAACAATCACGTGGTGGAAGACGCTGATGAGGTGTTCGTCGAACTCAGTGACGACCGCCGTTTGCCGGCCGAAGTGGTGGGGACCGATCCGGAAACCGATTTGGCCGTTCTGAAAATTGAAGCTGACAACCTGCGAGCGATCGCGTTTGGCGATTCGGATGCAATTCAGGTCGGTGACTGGGTGCTGGCGATCGGCAGCCCGTTCGGTTTGGATCAAACCGTCACCGCAGGCATCATCAGCGGAAAGAATCGCAATCGCCGCATCGTAAACAACGGCGAGGGTTTCGAAGACTTCTTGCAAACCGATGCAGCCATCAACCCAGGCAACTCCGGCGGACCGTTGGTGAACCTGCGTGGCGAGTTGGTAGGTATCAACACCGCCATCCTTTCTCGCAGTGGTGCCAGCGCTGGAATCGGGTTCGCGATTCCTGTCACATTGGCTCGGCCGGTTTTGACATCGATCATCGAGTATGGGCAAGTTCGCCGCGGATTCTTGGGTGCCCAGGTTCGTGACGTGACGCCAGCTTTGGTCGACGAGATGGGATTGAGTGTTGACGATGGGGCACTGATCCAAGGCGTGTTGGACAAACAACCTGCCGCAAATGCAAACTTGCAACCTGGCGATGTCGTTGTCAGCGTGGACGGAAAGAAGGTCCGCAGCAGTTCGCAATTGGTCAACTACATCGCCAGCCGTCCTCCCGGTGCGAGCGTCGCGATGGTGATCAATCGTGATGGTGAAACGCTGAACAAGACGGTCAATCTGCAAGAACGAACCAGCGAAGCGATGGCGATGTTCAACGGCGGCAGCGTCTTGGGCGCAAAGCTTGAACCCATCACGCCCGAGTCCGCTCAACGCTACGGATACGCCGGGATGGATTCGGGGTTGATCGTTGTCAGTGTGGAGGACGGCGGCGTTGCGGCTGAGTCTGGATTGATGGCCGGTGATGTGATCGAGAGTGCCGGAGGCAACGCGGTCAACTCCGTGGCTGTCTTGCAGTCAGTGATTGCGGAAGCCAAACGCCAAGAGATTCCGTTGCGATTGATCATTCGCCGCGGGAACACTCGGATGATTGTTCCGTTGCAGTGA
- a CDS encoding sulfatase — protein MKNRSNRDNPITCHSESDRAAIDCTLNPTSRFLTQRKFGPKQRMLIFTLEGFTPAAISSYGSSWNRTPAIDRLAAEGTTWNRAITPVTDPLEQWDRWARTLAKTQRASEIVVITDDPRLLERESAAVFEEIVLLESDLDEDAGDETVSIEIEDTSIGRLTAVAADRLAQGDSVWLHSRFLTHGWDAPRELSDDSVADEPVYYADEYEEDLGHEITDADDDGENAAEEVPFMVETTTPPDHRITANDDPDWITTWMRTYGCQIKLVDAMIDVLDSVLEPTDTIVLGGTSGFALGQNGGIGHRSGPWRSCHLHVPLICSGGSGLRSRMVASADEVAVAIGVRLADPSGDLMPAERFVFENVGGSSKEESKPDESLSENTTSPSSETRVITHHRNVPIAITTNEWFYVLSEDAGSDVPSLPSDSDDRCHLYLKPDDVDDFNNVVRLRLEEADQLHQTLLNEFHRIE, from the coding sequence TTGAAAAATCGATCCAACCGCGACAATCCGATCACCTGTCATTCTGAGAGTGACCGTGCCGCGATAGACTGCACGCTGAACCCTACGTCACGTTTTCTGACCCAACGCAAATTTGGCCCCAAGCAACGCATGCTGATCTTCACCCTGGAAGGATTCACTCCCGCTGCGATCTCGTCTTATGGGTCCTCTTGGAATCGAACTCCCGCCATCGATCGCTTGGCGGCCGAGGGAACAACATGGAACCGAGCCATCACTCCGGTCACGGATCCGCTGGAACAATGGGACCGCTGGGCAAGGACATTGGCGAAGACGCAGCGGGCCAGCGAAATCGTCGTGATCACCGACGACCCACGATTGCTGGAGCGCGAATCCGCGGCCGTGTTTGAAGAAATCGTCTTGTTGGAAAGCGACCTCGATGAGGACGCAGGTGACGAAACCGTTTCGATCGAAATCGAAGACACATCGATTGGAAGATTGACCGCCGTCGCTGCCGATCGATTGGCTCAAGGCGATTCGGTTTGGTTGCACTCGCGTTTTCTCACGCATGGTTGGGATGCACCGCGAGAACTTAGCGATGATTCGGTTGCTGACGAACCGGTCTACTACGCCGACGAGTATGAAGAAGACCTCGGCCATGAAATCACCGACGCAGATGACGACGGCGAGAACGCGGCCGAAGAAGTGCCGTTCATGGTTGAAACGACCACGCCGCCCGACCATCGCATCACCGCCAACGACGATCCGGATTGGATCACAACGTGGATGCGAACCTACGGATGCCAAATCAAATTGGTTGATGCGATGATTGATGTCTTGGATTCGGTGCTGGAACCGACTGACACAATCGTGCTGGGTGGGACCAGCGGTTTCGCACTCGGGCAGAACGGTGGCATCGGACACCGCTCCGGTCCGTGGCGTTCGTGTCACCTGCACGTGCCGCTGATTTGCTCCGGTGGCTCAGGGCTCCGCTCTCGTATGGTCGCTTCCGCTGATGAAGTCGCGGTAGCGATTGGCGTCCGATTGGCCGACCCGAGTGGGGACCTCATGCCAGCCGAACGTTTTGTCTTCGAAAACGTTGGGGGCTCATCAAAGGAAGAATCCAAACCCGACGAATCTTTGTCTGAAAACACCACGTCGCCTTCGTCTGAAACTCGTGTTATCACCCACCATCGCAATGTTCCTATCGCGATCACCACCAACGAATGGTTTTACGTCCTCTCGGAAGACGCCGGGTCCGACGTCCCCTCGTTGCCAAGTGATTCCGATGATCGATGCCACCTGTATTTGAAGCCCGACGATGTCGACGACTTCAACAACGTGGTGCGTTTGCGACTCGAAGAGGCGGACCAACTTCACCAAACCCTTTTGAACGAATTCCATCGAATAGAGTGA
- the glgC gene encoding glucose-1-phosphate adenylyltransferase, translating into MRSSHVAGANMPTEVGNHDPMMRQTVTVILAGGRGSRLEPLTRDRAKPAVPIGGAYRIIDFVLSNCLNSDMRRLLLLTQYKAQSLDRHINVAWRNYFCRELGEFIDVVPPQQRIDDNWYQGTADAVYQNIYAIEREAPEYVVILAGDHLYKMNYESMVNFHHRKGADVTVGALRVSRDEARQFGVMQVDTDNRLVEFQEKPENPRPTLDDPDVCLASMGIYVFNTRFLFERLCDDATQPDSDHDFGKNIIPGAIKDSQVFAFPFTDENRKRDAYWRDVGTLEAYYEANMDLVGVDPQLNLYDRQWPIRSFQPQLPPPKFVFGSEGRSSRRGEALDSIVCQGAIVSGGCVRRSIIGTGCRINSYAQVEDSILFDDVNVGRHSRIRRAIIDKGVHIPPETEIGYDLAADRARGLTVTDSGLVVIARGEMIAPPVSANGSHDPTSSLTS; encoded by the coding sequence ATGCGGTCTTCGCATGTTGCGGGTGCCAACATGCCCACCGAGGTAGGAAACCACGATCCAATGATGCGACAAACAGTAACGGTGATTCTGGCCGGAGGTCGTGGCTCACGACTCGAACCGCTCACGCGAGACCGAGCGAAACCAGCGGTCCCCATCGGTGGTGCCTATCGCATCATCGACTTTGTGCTGAGCAATTGCCTGAATAGTGACATGCGGCGTTTGCTGTTGCTGACGCAGTACAAAGCCCAGTCGCTCGATCGACACATCAACGTCGCGTGGCGAAATTACTTCTGCCGCGAATTGGGGGAATTCATCGACGTTGTGCCGCCGCAACAACGCATCGATGACAATTGGTACCAAGGCACCGCCGATGCGGTCTATCAGAACATTTACGCGATCGAGCGTGAGGCGCCCGAGTACGTCGTGATTTTGGCAGGCGACCACCTGTACAAAATGAACTACGAATCGATGGTGAATTTCCATCATCGTAAGGGTGCCGATGTCACAGTTGGCGCACTGCGTGTCAGTCGCGATGAAGCGAGACAGTTCGGTGTGATGCAGGTGGATACCGACAATCGGTTGGTGGAATTCCAGGAAAAACCGGAAAACCCACGTCCAACGCTTGACGATCCCGATGTCTGCTTGGCATCGATGGGTATCTACGTTTTCAACACTCGGTTCCTGTTCGAACGACTGTGTGACGACGCGACTCAGCCAGACAGCGATCACGATTTTGGCAAGAACATCATTCCCGGCGCGATCAAAGACAGCCAAGTGTTCGCGTTCCCATTCACCGACGAGAACCGCAAACGCGATGCGTATTGGCGTGACGTCGGCACGTTGGAAGCTTACTACGAAGCCAACATGGACCTGGTCGGCGTCGATCCTCAGCTGAATCTGTACGACCGCCAATGGCCGATTCGCTCCTTTCAACCTCAATTGCCACCGCCAAAGTTTGTCTTCGGTAGCGAAGGTCGCTCGTCACGCCGCGGCGAAGCCCTTGATTCAATCGTCTGCCAAGGCGCGATCGTCAGCGGCGGTTGCGTTCGGCGCAGCATCATTGGCACGGGGTGCCGCATCAACAGCTATGCTCAAGTCGAAGACAGCATCCTGTTCGACGATGTGAACGTGGGCCGACACAGCCGCATCCGACGCGCGATCATCGACAAGGGAGTTCACATCCCTCCAGAAACAGAAATTGGATATGATCTGGCAGCGGATCGTGCTCGTGGGCTAACAGTGACAGACAGTGGACTCGTTGTGATAGCGCGCGGCGAGATGATCGCACCTCCGGTCTCCGCGAATGGATCGCATGATCCGACGTCCAGTTTGACTTCCTGA
- a CDS encoding GGDEF domain-containing protein, producing the protein MNPSLIAAGFFFAAVLIAIGYFIGRRRRKVTKSIPEGPIIQEDERQRMLGLLEGLSRWTNEYSGNVSNYQSELGELSDAMRISLHQSRSGAARNGRANENQQASDARMVTLINQIMSTNTELQTRLEAAEQQLEEQTEQIQSYLTEARTDGLTGLFNRRAFDKKLDEMFSAYRAGGKSFTLILMDIDHFKMINDTHGHPIGDVVLQQISQRLGHGMQDAEIVSRFGGEEFAILTYLPIRAAADKVNKLRDRIANDSIEAGSAELQVTLSVGLSTPHEDLVIGPIVRRADEALYSAKNMGRNRVYFNDGNGAQLINAPEVVRS; encoded by the coding sequence GTGAACCCGTCATTGATCGCCGCCGGTTTCTTCTTTGCCGCGGTTTTGATTGCAATCGGTTACTTCATTGGACGACGTCGCCGCAAGGTCACGAAGTCCATCCCGGAAGGCCCGATCATTCAAGAAGACGAGCGTCAACGTATGTTGGGCTTACTCGAAGGATTGTCCCGATGGACCAACGAGTATTCCGGGAACGTTTCGAACTACCAAAGCGAACTGGGTGAACTCAGCGACGCGATGCGGATCAGTCTGCATCAATCGCGTTCCGGCGCCGCTCGCAATGGCAGGGCAAATGAGAACCAACAAGCCAGTGACGCTCGCATGGTGACGTTGATCAACCAGATCATGTCGACCAACACCGAACTGCAAACGCGATTGGAAGCGGCCGAACAACAGCTCGAAGAACAAACGGAACAAATTCAGTCCTACCTGACCGAAGCTCGAACGGACGGATTGACCGGCCTGTTCAACCGTCGAGCCTTCGACAAGAAGCTCGACGAGATGTTCTCCGCCTATCGTGCTGGCGGCAAGTCGTTCACGCTGATCCTTATGGACATCGATCATTTCAAGATGATCAACGACACGCATGGCCACCCCATCGGCGATGTCGTCTTGCAACAGATTTCACAACGACTCGGTCATGGCATGCAAGACGCCGAGATCGTCTCGCGTTTTGGTGGCGAAGAGTTCGCCATCCTGACTTATCTGCCGATCCGCGCCGCGGCCGACAAGGTCAACAAACTGCGAGATCGTATCGCCAACGATTCCATCGAAGCGGGCTCGGCAGAACTGCAAGTCACATTGAGCGTCGGGCTGAGCACACCTCACGAAGACTTGGTCATCGGTCCGATCGTTCGTCGGGCGGACGAAGCCCTTTACTCGGCGAAGAACATGGGCCGGAACCGGGTTTACTTCAATGACGGCAACGGCGCCCAACTGATCAACGCGCCCGAAGTGGTCCGATCGTAA